From one Pseudactinotalea sp. HY158 genomic stretch:
- a CDS encoding sugar ABC transporter substrate-binding protein, whose protein sequence is MAAVATAAMMMAAGCSGSDGGSEGSGDGPVDVTYWLWQDDATDPTWDNLAEEFNKTHDDVQVTLENIPLDQYQNQVVTAVLNGTGPDAARSKDWWLGQFAPQGAIADLTPFVDSWDGKADVVDALWDTGRVPGDDHIYMLPHQYTTLYLYYRVDYFKEAGIEPPATQQEFLDAAKALTKDGRYGFDVRGGAGGQDQWLAWMYAGGAQIVDSDGNIVLDDDTGVEVNQRYLDLVTDLKATPPGSITADFAAVKTNFADGLTAMMIHHPGSLKEMQEHFGDKLGVIPVPTVDGQPGPTLGSMSGNVIMANSEKKEAAWTWISWLSEQDQMETMSNSAQGQLPVLQSVIDTPAYTDDPQLKVAVDAIPRAKVWPGIPGVAELAAKEWNPTIQQAFQGSITSDEALTTMADVLREGAE, encoded by the coding sequence ATGGCAGCCGTCGCCACGGCGGCGATGATGATGGCCGCCGGCTGCTCTGGCTCGGATGGTGGTAGTGAAGGGTCCGGAGACGGCCCGGTCGACGTCACGTACTGGCTGTGGCAAGACGACGCAACCGACCCCACGTGGGACAATCTCGCAGAAGAGTTCAACAAGACCCACGACGATGTCCAGGTCACGCTCGAAAACATTCCGCTCGACCAGTACCAGAATCAGGTCGTCACAGCCGTGCTCAACGGCACGGGCCCGGACGCAGCGCGATCGAAGGACTGGTGGCTCGGACAGTTCGCCCCGCAAGGGGCGATCGCGGACCTCACGCCGTTCGTCGACTCGTGGGACGGGAAGGCAGACGTGGTCGACGCGCTCTGGGACACCGGGAGGGTTCCAGGCGACGACCACATCTATATGCTCCCGCACCAATACACGACGCTCTACCTCTACTACCGTGTGGACTACTTCAAGGAGGCCGGCATCGAGCCGCCCGCCACACAGCAGGAGTTCTTGGATGCCGCCAAGGCGCTGACGAAGGACGGACGCTACGGCTTCGACGTCCGTGGTGGCGCCGGCGGCCAGGATCAGTGGCTCGCATGGATGTATGCCGGCGGTGCGCAGATCGTCGACTCCGATGGGAATATCGTCCTCGATGACGACACCGGCGTCGAGGTCAACCAGCGGTACCTCGATCTCGTCACCGACCTGAAGGCGACTCCGCCCGGCTCGATCACCGCGGACTTCGCCGCCGTCAAGACGAACTTCGCGGACGGCCTGACTGCGATGATGATCCACCACCCCGGATCCCTCAAGGAGATGCAGGAGCACTTCGGCGACAAGCTCGGCGTGATCCCGGTTCCGACGGTCGACGGGCAGCCGGGCCCGACACTCGGGAGCATGAGCGGAAACGTCATCATGGCGAACTCCGAGAAGAAGGAGGCGGCCTGGACGTGGATCTCCTGGTTGAGCGAACAGGACCAGATGGAGACGATGTCGAACTCTGCGCAGGGGCAACTGCCGGTGCTGCAGTCGGTCATCGACACTCCCGCCTACACGGATGACCCGCAGCTCAAGGTGGCCGTGGACGCGATCCCGCGCGCCAAGGTGTGGCCCGGGATCCCGGGCGTGGCCGAACTGGCGGCAAAGGAATGGAACCCCACGATCCAGCAGGCGTTCCAAGGATCGATCACGAGTGATGAGGCCCTCACGACCATGGCCGACGTCCTACGTGAGGGTGCCGAGTAG
- a CDS encoding FadR/GntR family transcriptional regulator produces the protein MVTNGDDVRQANEIAPLLSDNIEEGGLNRSLFARVARLLRSRGIRGGDALPTEASLARDLGVGRPQLREALSALEAIGVVRSRQGARRVWVDFDLGRFSMRALSILAPDDAVARDLLEVRHALETSLLPRAVQFLDRVQRAELRELAAEMLSLAKGGQSFSSIDMAFHRQLFSPLNNSVLNGVLESFWAVFDEIRPPSETVVEDPEIAAMHGYILDAIEEGDMRRAVHELDAHFYGVRNRFPDMTFSSHEAAVRSQ, from the coding sequence ATGGTCACCAACGGCGATGATGTACGACAAGCGAACGAGATTGCCCCTCTCCTGTCTGACAACATTGAGGAGGGTGGACTGAATCGGTCGCTCTTCGCCCGAGTCGCCCGTCTGCTCCGTAGTCGTGGAATTCGGGGCGGTGACGCGCTGCCGACGGAGGCGAGCCTCGCCCGCGACCTCGGTGTCGGCAGACCGCAGCTACGCGAAGCGCTCAGCGCGCTCGAGGCCATCGGTGTGGTTCGTAGTCGTCAGGGTGCGCGCCGAGTCTGGGTCGACTTCGACCTGGGCCGCTTCTCGATGCGGGCACTCTCCATACTGGCGCCCGATGACGCCGTGGCACGGGATCTGTTGGAGGTGCGCCATGCACTCGAGACGAGCCTCTTGCCCCGTGCCGTGCAGTTCCTGGATCGGGTTCAGCGTGCAGAATTGCGCGAGTTGGCCGCGGAGATGCTCAGCCTCGCGAAGGGCGGACAGTCGTTCTCCAGCATCGACATGGCGTTCCACAGGCAACTCTTCAGTCCGCTGAACAACTCGGTCCTCAACGGTGTGCTCGAGTCCTTTTGGGCCGTGTTCGACGAGATTCGACCCCCGAGTGAAACGGTTGTCGAAGATCCAGAAATCGCAGCGATGCACGGGTACATCCTCGATGCGATCGAAGAGGGAGATATGCGCCGCGCCGTCCACGAATTGGATGCGCACTTCTACGGCGTTCGCAACAGGTTTCCGGATATGACCTTCTCGAGTCATGAGGCGGCAGTCCGGTCCCAATAG
- a CDS encoding MFS transporter: MRTTARRALPPQVALPGVAFAFGIVMVGTTLPTPLYPLYEQLFSFSNLMTTLIYAVYATGVLAALMLLGRASDSVGRRPMLLAGLAAAAASGLVFLLGTGPAILFAGRVLSGVSAGIFTGTATVAIIELARPELRPRAALVATTVNMLGLGFGPLLAGFLAAWAPAPLRLPYAAHLALLVLAFAAVWLMPETVGHVRRRLPPPQRLSVPHQARAAFLPAALVGFAAFSVFGLLTAIEPAILRQLLDDSSPALAGLLLFSMFAGSALGQVSLARFTGPAALPTGCLVLLAGLAAFAGSLLTASLAALVVTNVVVGVGHGITFRAAVAAITAASPPDRRAEAMSTFFVIGYVGLSLPVVLVGLLATAWDLRSASLVFAAAIAALTLAAVVTLVRLGRRARGA; this comes from the coding sequence GTGAGGACCACTGCTCGGCGAGCCCTTCCTCCGCAGGTCGCACTGCCCGGGGTGGCGTTCGCGTTCGGGATCGTCATGGTGGGCACCACGTTGCCCACACCGTTGTATCCGTTGTACGAGCAGCTCTTCTCGTTCTCGAACCTGATGACCACGCTCATCTATGCGGTCTATGCCACCGGGGTGCTCGCCGCCCTCATGCTGCTCGGCCGCGCCTCGGACTCGGTGGGCCGCCGTCCGATGCTTCTGGCCGGGCTGGCTGCGGCCGCCGCCTCCGGGCTCGTGTTCCTTCTCGGCACAGGACCGGCGATCCTGTTCGCCGGGCGCGTGCTCTCGGGAGTCTCCGCGGGCATCTTCACCGGCACCGCGACCGTGGCGATCATCGAACTCGCGCGCCCCGAGCTTCGACCACGAGCCGCCCTCGTGGCCACCACCGTGAACATGCTCGGCCTCGGTTTCGGGCCGCTCCTGGCCGGATTCCTCGCCGCCTGGGCACCGGCACCGCTGCGCCTGCCCTACGCCGCCCACCTGGCGCTGCTCGTGCTGGCATTCGCGGCGGTGTGGCTCATGCCCGAAACCGTGGGGCACGTGCGACGCCGCCTGCCACCTCCCCAGCGCCTCAGCGTTCCTCACCAGGCGCGGGCGGCGTTCCTGCCGGCCGCCCTCGTCGGCTTCGCCGCGTTCTCGGTCTTCGGATTGCTCACCGCGATCGAGCCCGCGATCCTGCGGCAACTCCTCGACGATTCGAGCCCGGCCCTGGCCGGGCTGCTGCTGTTCTCGATGTTCGCCGGGTCCGCCCTGGGGCAGGTGTCCCTGGCGAGGTTCACCGGTCCGGCCGCCCTCCCGACGGGCTGCCTCGTGCTCCTGGCGGGGTTGGCGGCGTTCGCCGGCTCGCTCCTGACCGCCTCACTCGCGGCGCTGGTCGTCACGAACGTCGTGGTGGGCGTCGGCCACGGGATCACGTTCCGGGCCGCGGTCGCGGCGATCACGGCGGCCAGTCCGCCCGACCGGCGCGCCGAAGCGATGTCGACGTTCTTCGTGATCGGCTATGTCGGCCTCTCGCTGCCGGTGGTGCTCGTGGGGCTCCTGGCCACGGCCTGGGATCTACGCTCGGCGAGTCTGGTCTTCGCGGCGGCCATCGCGGCCCTCACCCTCGCCGCCGTCGTGACCCTGGTCCGGCTCGGCCGGCGCGCACGAGGCGCATAG
- a CDS encoding ABC transporter permease: protein MSPGEPAVGAARRAAVATGDAVGARRGRVGSLFASEVGLLFRRGRTWAMLAALAVIPVLLALVVYFSAEPPGPGEGPPFLDRVTQNGMFVAVTALVVTTPLFLPLTIAATAGDTVAGEAAHGTLRYLLAAPAGRGRLLLVKYGAAALFCVAAPAVVLVAGWVVGLVLFGAGPVTLVSGDVASTGEALVRTLLVAAHVAISMLGLAAIGLFISTLTDVPVGAMAATAVLAVVAQVLGQLDQLAWLHPWLFSHYWFSSVDLLREPISWGSFTDNALLQAGYVAFFGALAYGRFATKDVLS from the coding sequence ATGTCACCCGGTGAACCCGCGGTGGGGGCCGCGCGCCGAGCCGCCGTGGCTACCGGAGACGCCGTGGGCGCCCGGCGCGGCCGGGTCGGGTCGCTGTTCGCCTCGGAGGTCGGCCTGCTGTTCCGGCGCGGGCGCACGTGGGCGATGCTCGCGGCCCTGGCCGTGATCCCGGTGCTGCTCGCGCTCGTGGTGTACTTCTCCGCGGAGCCGCCCGGGCCCGGCGAGGGGCCGCCCTTCCTCGACCGGGTCACCCAGAACGGCATGTTCGTGGCGGTCACGGCCCTCGTGGTCACGACCCCGCTGTTCCTGCCGCTCACGATCGCGGCCACCGCGGGCGACACGGTCGCGGGGGAGGCCGCCCACGGCACTCTTCGCTACCTGCTCGCGGCCCCGGCCGGCCGCGGGAGGCTGCTGCTCGTCAAGTACGGCGCGGCGGCGCTCTTCTGTGTCGCGGCCCCGGCCGTGGTGCTCGTCGCCGGATGGGTCGTCGGCCTCGTGCTCTTCGGCGCGGGCCCGGTCACCCTCGTGTCGGGGGACGTGGCCTCCACCGGCGAGGCGCTCGTGCGCACGCTGCTGGTGGCGGCGCACGTCGCGATCTCGATGCTCGGCCTGGCCGCGATCGGGCTGTTCATCTCCACGCTCACGGACGTGCCCGTCGGAGCGATGGCGGCCACGGCCGTGCTCGCCGTCGTCGCCCAGGTGCTCGGCCAACTCGACCAGCTCGCCTGGCTACACCCCTGGCTCTTCTCGCACTACTGGTTCTCGTCGGTCGACCTGCTCCGGGAACCGATCAGCTGGGGCTCCTTCACCGATAACGCGCTCCTGCAGGCGGGCTACGTCGCCTTCTTCGGCGCGCTCGCGTACGGCCGGTTCGCCACGAAGGACGTCCTCTCCTGA
- a CDS encoding ABC transporter ATP-binding protein has product MSPAAGPAVETSGLTKRFGRQVAVDGLDLAVPRGSVFGFLGPNGSGKTTTIRLLLGLAAATAGTARVLGSEVPRGLPDALPRVGALIEGPAFYPFLGGAANLRRLDAADPRANPRTRTVRVAGALDRVGLSAAARKKVRAYSLGMKQRLSIAAALLTPRELVVLDEPTNGLDPQGTREVRRLIRSLADDGATVLVSSHLLAEVEQVCSHAAIMQDGALRAQGTLSDLRAARRPRVRVRTPDREQAAGILAGLGLRVVQGAPGDPPDLLAEAAGPAEDSGSARSAGSAGSAGSAEGAGSAEGAELAGSVESVGELPEPELLVAALVGAGVRVRGFEVLTPSLEELFVGLTGEGFDVTR; this is encoded by the coding sequence ATGAGCCCTGCCGCCGGCCCGGCGGTCGAGACCTCCGGGCTGACGAAGCGATTCGGCCGCCAGGTCGCCGTCGACGGGCTCGACCTGGCGGTGCCGCGCGGGAGCGTGTTCGGCTTCCTCGGCCCGAACGGCTCCGGCAAGACCACGACCATCCGGCTGCTGCTGGGCCTCGCGGCCGCGACCGCCGGCACCGCCCGCGTGCTCGGCTCCGAGGTGCCGCGCGGGCTGCCGGACGCCCTGCCCCGGGTCGGCGCCCTGATCGAGGGGCCCGCGTTCTACCCGTTCCTCGGCGGCGCCGCGAACCTGCGCCGGCTCGATGCGGCCGATCCCCGCGCGAACCCGCGCACGCGCACGGTCCGCGTGGCCGGCGCGCTCGACCGGGTCGGGCTGTCCGCCGCCGCCCGCAAGAAGGTGCGCGCCTACTCCCTCGGGATGAAGCAGCGCCTGAGCATCGCCGCGGCCCTGCTCACCCCACGCGAGCTCGTCGTGCTCGACGAGCCCACGAACGGGCTCGACCCGCAGGGGACCCGGGAGGTGCGCCGGCTCATCCGCTCGCTTGCGGACGACGGAGCCACCGTTCTCGTGTCGAGTCACCTGCTCGCCGAGGTCGAGCAGGTGTGCAGCCACGCCGCGATCATGCAGGACGGCGCGCTGCGGGCCCAGGGCACCCTGTCCGACCTGCGGGCGGCCCGCCGGCCCCGGGTGCGGGTGCGGACCCCGGATCGCGAGCAGGCGGCCGGGATCCTCGCCGGTCTCGGTCTCCGGGTGGTGCAGGGCGCGCCCGGGGATCCGCCGGATCTGCTCGCCGAAGCCGCCGGGCCGGCCGAGGATTCCGGGTCTGCTCGGTCTGCCGGGTCTGCCGGGTCTGCCGGGTCTGCTGAGGGTGCCGGGTCTGCTGAGGGTGCCGAGCTTGCTGGGTCCGTCGAGTCGGTCGGGGAGCTGCCAGAGCCCGAGCTGCTCGTCGCCGCGCTCGTGGGCGCCGGGGTGCGGGTGCGCGGCTTCGAGGTCCTCACCCCCTCCCTCGAGGAACTGTTCGTGGGCCTGACCGGCGAGGGCTTCGATGTCACCCGGTGA
- a CDS encoding DUF2092 domain-containing protein, with protein sequence MAHSIRRWAPAGAVALVVAASGAWADAGSGIATQNLPERDAGEVLALLAGHDHEQFSASFETTSDLGLPALPTNIPGTDSGALSALSALTGDHEGRVFVGEKGQARVQVFEDFGERDLITNGTEAWYFDSGDNSVVHVSAPSGAGHADENSGTPGTQALQVTPEALAARVLAAVDPSTQVSVDGTGSVAGRAAYNLVLTPRTADTLVGRVAVAVDGDTGIPLRVAITPRGADRPALEAAFTSFDLGAPDAGLFSFTPPAGATVTEQELPALPDGHGVADGHGRGDMHATGDAPGAARPTVVGDGWAAVLELPAGTVGSDAFAAGGLADQLTTKVDGGRALETSLATILFTDDGRVLLGAVPLDRLQAAE encoded by the coding sequence ATGGCGCACAGTATTCGCAGATGGGCACCGGCCGGGGCCGTCGCGCTCGTCGTCGCCGCCTCGGGGGCCTGGGCCGACGCCGGGTCGGGCATCGCCACCCAGAATCTGCCCGAGCGCGACGCCGGCGAGGTGCTCGCGCTGCTCGCGGGGCACGATCACGAGCAGTTCAGCGCGAGCTTCGAGACGACCAGCGACCTCGGGCTGCCCGCGCTGCCCACGAACATCCCGGGTACGGACTCCGGGGCGCTGTCGGCGCTCTCGGCGCTCACGGGCGACCACGAGGGTCGGGTCTTCGTGGGCGAGAAGGGGCAGGCCCGCGTGCAGGTCTTCGAGGACTTCGGCGAGCGGGACCTCATCACGAACGGCACCGAGGCCTGGTACTTCGACTCCGGCGACAACTCGGTGGTGCACGTGAGCGCGCCCAGCGGTGCCGGGCATGCCGATGAGAACTCCGGTACGCCGGGCACGCAGGCGCTCCAGGTCACGCCCGAGGCGCTCGCCGCCCGCGTGCTCGCGGCGGTCGACCCGAGCACGCAGGTGAGTGTGGACGGCACCGGTTCGGTCGCGGGCCGCGCCGCCTACAACCTCGTGCTCACCCCGCGCACCGCCGACACGCTCGTGGGGCGGGTTGCGGTCGCGGTCGACGGCGATACGGGTATCCCGCTGCGCGTCGCGATCACCCCGCGTGGCGCGGACCGGCCCGCGCTCGAGGCCGCGTTCACCTCCTTCGACCTCGGCGCCCCCGACGCCGGCCTGTTCTCGTTCACCCCGCCCGCCGGGGCGACCGTGACCGAGCAGGAGCTTCCGGCGCTCCCCGATGGGCATGGAGTGGCCGATGGGCATGGACGGGGCGATATGCACGCGACGGGCGATGCGCCCGGAGCCGCGCGGCCCACGGTCGTCGGCGACGGCTGGGCCGCGGTGCTCGAGCTCCCGGCCGGCACAGTCGGGTCCGACGCGTTCGCCGCCGGCGGTCTCGCCGACCAGCTGACCACCAAGGTCGACGGCGGCCGCGCCCTCGAGACCTCCCTGGCCACGATCCTGTTCACAGACGACGGCCGGGTGCTCCTCGGCGCCGTCCCGCTCGACCGGCTCCAGGCGGCCGAATGA
- a CDS encoding LuxR family transcriptional regulator translates to MRDRGRGDADGAVVRALPLVGRAAELGRIQAALARAAAGDPVAVVLSGPPGIGTSRLGEEALTLARRAGFLTGIGRADEAGDDLAYAPVVSLFGGLLRAVPPPERASLLRGLDQLAPVIAGLGAPRPLDDPALERLRIVDGLTRLTDRLTRRAPLALLIDDAHALDPESAAFLAHLAVTIEGRRLLLVVTTRADEPHHTRSVRLLARLAAGTWSQEHLRLEALTDSESRRLLTGALGPPVDPELTVRVLEACAGVPLLLTAVAADLRSSDPPRLAGSGAPLPGDLRARLAVRLAGLTDDERHLLELLALAGTHPGHAVLAAAARPDSGARAPFSTPLDELLERLERRLLVVTGDDGASRLAHGLLREALVAEMVPATRRRRHGELARALRAHDPDDPRIADHLLRSGSLTDPAVVIGAARRARDLGAIDEAARYLRAARDLSPDSEQAGLLVELGDLALQAGRRDEAVAQWRAALRHSRRRGDAGGITRAHRKLALLAWGDGEGAVAADHFEAATRAQAGLEPSRELAEVLYSRMLVAVRDGDVAIVPELADRLRPIAARLHDPGLRIRLWLVEAAGDTLARDLGAARTGNTRALDLARATGDPVLEARALDQLSVIASIAGDIPELRRRSTAGLEIGESLGVETMAVWPRMRLILADLLGGNWDRALGMHAWLLVLRGSLPEADGLLARARALQARSTRGEPRPSIAVCTAGAALALARGNPREAARVGAPLADLTASWYPFAPALVLGEALAVTDPAAAAALADQVRAWSCGTAFPAAVAAGIDAACLPIPAPGSPAGHPDRSTLDRAQALLRGSIDGFDALGLPFLAARARLDLARWTHAGADSPAEEAGHLAGDALAVFSQLGARDHARRARALVHDLDPLAAESRGGPPGPGPASAEPVRLSRRELEVARLVAEGRTNAEVATALFISPRTVTSHLDHVYQRLGLGSRAALTRYLADSGLLGRSNGSNGSIT, encoded by the coding sequence GTGCGCGATCGCGGCCGGGGCGATGCCGACGGGGCGGTCGTGCGCGCCCTCCCGCTCGTGGGGCGCGCCGCCGAGCTCGGCCGGATCCAGGCGGCCCTGGCCCGTGCCGCAGCCGGCGATCCGGTCGCCGTGGTGCTGAGCGGCCCGCCCGGGATCGGCACGAGCCGGCTCGGCGAGGAGGCCCTCACGCTCGCCCGCCGTGCCGGATTCCTCACGGGCATCGGCCGCGCCGACGAGGCCGGCGACGACCTCGCCTACGCCCCCGTCGTGTCGTTGTTCGGCGGGCTCCTGCGGGCCGTCCCGCCGCCGGAGCGCGCGAGCCTGCTGCGGGGCCTGGACCAGCTCGCTCCGGTCATCGCCGGGCTCGGCGCGCCCCGGCCCCTCGACGACCCGGCCCTGGAGCGGCTGCGCATCGTCGACGGCCTCACCCGCCTCACAGACCGACTCACCCGGCGCGCCCCGCTCGCCCTCCTCATCGACGACGCCCACGCCCTCGACCCCGAGAGCGCCGCCTTCCTGGCCCACCTCGCCGTGACGATCGAGGGCCGCCGGCTCCTGCTCGTCGTGACCACCCGCGCCGACGAGCCGCACCACACCCGGTCCGTACGGCTGCTCGCGCGCCTCGCCGCGGGCACCTGGTCGCAGGAGCACCTCCGGCTCGAGGCGCTCACGGATTCCGAGTCCCGCCGCCTCCTCACCGGCGCCCTGGGACCGCCGGTCGATCCCGAGCTGACGGTGCGCGTGCTCGAGGCCTGCGCGGGCGTGCCGCTGCTGCTCACGGCCGTGGCCGCCGATCTCCGCTCGAGCGATCCGCCGCGCCTCGCCGGCTCGGGCGCGCCGCTGCCCGGAGACCTGCGGGCCCGGCTGGCGGTCCGGCTCGCCGGGCTCACGGACGACGAACGTCACCTCCTCGAGCTCCTCGCCCTGGCCGGGACGCACCCCGGGCACGCCGTGCTCGCCGCGGCCGCCCGCCCCGACTCCGGGGCGCGCGCCCCCTTCTCGACCCCGCTGGACGAGCTGCTCGAACGGCTCGAGCGGCGCCTGCTCGTGGTCACCGGCGACGACGGTGCGTCGAGACTCGCCCACGGCCTCCTGCGGGAGGCCCTCGTCGCGGAGATGGTCCCGGCCACCCGGCGGCGCCGGCACGGCGAACTCGCCCGCGCCCTGCGCGCCCACGATCCCGACGACCCCCGCATCGCCGACCACCTGTTGCGGAGCGGCTCGCTCACCGATCCGGCCGTCGTGATCGGGGCCGCCCGGCGGGCACGCGACCTCGGCGCGATCGACGAGGCCGCCCGCTACCTCCGCGCGGCCCGCGACCTCTCCCCGGACTCCGAGCAGGCGGGCCTGCTCGTCGAACTCGGCGACCTGGCGCTCCAGGCGGGCCGGCGCGACGAGGCGGTCGCCCAGTGGCGCGCGGCCCTGCGCCACTCCCGGCGGCGAGGTGACGCGGGTGGCATCACCCGCGCCCACCGGAAGCTGGCCCTGCTGGCCTGGGGTGACGGCGAGGGGGCCGTGGCCGCCGACCACTTCGAGGCCGCGACCCGCGCGCAGGCCGGGCTCGAACCCTCCCGCGAGCTCGCCGAGGTGCTGTATTCGCGCATGCTCGTCGCCGTGCGCGACGGCGACGTCGCGATCGTGCCGGAGCTGGCCGATCGGCTCCGCCCGATCGCGGCCCGCCTCCACGACCCCGGGCTGCGCATCCGGCTGTGGCTCGTCGAGGCCGCCGGCGACACGCTCGCCCGCGACCTGGGCGCCGCGCGCACGGGGAACACGCGGGCACTCGACCTGGCCCGCGCGACCGGCGACCCCGTGCTCGAGGCCCGCGCGCTCGACCAGCTCTCCGTGATCGCGAGCATCGCCGGGGACATCCCGGAGCTGCGGCGCCGCAGCACCGCCGGCCTGGAGATCGGCGAGAGCCTCGGCGTGGAGACGATGGCCGTGTGGCCGCGGATGCGGCTGATCCTGGCCGACCTCCTCGGCGGGAACTGGGACCGGGCGCTGGGCATGCACGCCTGGCTGCTCGTGCTGCGCGGCTCGCTGCCGGAGGCGGACGGCCTGCTCGCCCGGGCCCGCGCGCTCCAGGCCCGGTCCACCCGAGGCGAGCCACGCCCGTCGATCGCGGTGTGCACGGCCGGCGCGGCCCTCGCCCTCGCCCGCGGGAACCCGCGCGAGGCGGCGCGGGTGGGCGCGCCGCTGGCCGACCTCACCGCGAGCTGGTATCCGTTCGCCCCCGCCCTGGTGCTGGGCGAGGCCCTCGCCGTCACGGACCCGGCCGCCGCGGCGGCGCTGGCGGACCAGGTCCGCGCCTGGTCCTGCGGCACCGCGTTTCCCGCGGCCGTCGCCGCCGGAATCGACGCCGCGTGCCTGCCGATCCCGGCGCCCGGGTCGCCCGCCGGCCACCCGGATCGTTCCACCCTCGACCGCGCCCAGGCGCTGCTGCGCGGCAGCATCGACGGCTTCGACGCCCTCGGGCTCCCCTTCCTGGCCGCCCGCGCCCGCCTCGACCTGGCCCGGTGGACGCACGCGGGCGCCGACTCCCCCGCGGAGGAGGCCGGCCACCTCGCCGGCGACGCACTCGCCGTGTTCTCACAGCTGGGCGCGCGCGACCACGCCCGGCGGGCACGCGCGCTGGTGCACGACCTCGACCCACTCGCCGCCGAGTCGCGGGGCGGCCCGCCCGGCCCCGGACCGGCATCCGCCGAACCCGTGCGGCTGAGCCGGCGGGAACTGGAGGTGGCCCGCCTCGTCGCGGAGGGGCGCACGAACGCCGAGGTCGCGACCGCGCTGTTCATCAGCCCGCGCACGGTGACCTCGCATCTCGACCACGTCTATCAGCGACTCGGCCTCGGCTCCCGGGCCGCACTGACCCGCTACCTCGCCGACTCCGGCCTGCTCGGGCGGTCGAACGGGTCGAACGGGTCGATTACGTAG
- a CDS encoding PEP/pyruvate-binding domain-containing protein encodes MTTNRILPPGDVERPGAAGYVESLAGSSTPERNPGSAEEADEPGEADVVSQLGAKAAGLARLVAAGIAVPEGLVLSTEAHRDALALAALHPPVDDASRRPLPVPPAVGAAVHAIAAHFAGATLAVRSSAVVEDGPLASHAGLYRTVLGVRGEDRLRAAVRACWESAASTRVGADTPGPAGAGGMAGAGGMAVLVQRQLDPDVAGVAFSADPVTGDRDVAVVSAVPGLGDRLAAGLVTPDRWRVTGGAALAERASLQALTAEQARAIADLAARIEAIIGAPADVEWAMDAGRLVVLQARPITALPRPPRPAHLPGT; translated from the coding sequence GTGACCACGAACCGAATCCTCCCGCCCGGCGACGTCGAACGCCCGGGCGCGGCCGGGTACGTCGAATCCCTGGCGGGCAGCAGCACGCCCGAACGGAACCCGGGCTCGGCCGAGGAGGCCGATGAGCCCGGTGAGGCCGATGTGGTCTCGCAGCTCGGCGCGAAGGCCGCGGGCCTGGCGCGGCTCGTCGCGGCGGGGATCGCCGTGCCGGAGGGGCTCGTGCTCAGCACGGAGGCCCACCGGGACGCGCTGGCGCTCGCGGCCCTGCACCCGCCTGTGGACGACGCATCCCGCCGTCCGCTGCCCGTCCCACCCGCCGTGGGGGCGGCCGTCCACGCCATCGCCGCCCACTTCGCAGGTGCGACGCTGGCCGTCCGGTCCTCGGCCGTCGTCGAGGACGGCCCGCTCGCGTCCCACGCGGGCCTGTACCGGACCGTGCTCGGGGTCCGCGGCGAGGATCGGCTGCGCGCGGCGGTCCGCGCGTGCTGGGAATCCGCCGCCTCCACCCGGGTGGGGGCGGACACGCCGGGGCCGGCCGGAGCCGGCGGAATGGCCGGAGCCGGCGGGATGGCCGTGCTCGTGCAGCGCCAACTCGACCCGGACGTGGCCGGGGTGGCCTTCTCGGCCGACCCGGTCACCGGTGACCGGGACGTCGCCGTCGTCTCGGCCGTGCCGGGACTCGGGGATCGCCTCGCCGCCGGCCTCGTCACGCCCGACCGGTGGCGGGTGACCGGCGGGGCGGCCCTCGCCGAGCGGGCCTCGCTCCAGGCCCTCACGGCCGAGCAGGCCCGGGCGATCGCCGACCTGGCGGCACGGATCGAGGCGATCATCGGCGCGCCGGCCGACGTCGAGTGGGCCATGGACGCCGGCCGGCTCGTCGTGCTGCAGGCGCGGCCCATCACGGCGCTGCCACGGCCGCCGCGGCCCGCGCACCTGCCCGGGACGTAG